caatcttcttcttcggcaaaagcaatatccatgttttttgttatgaaaattaaaactgaagagaggaaagagtttggtgcaattggggtgatagatatgagtttcttcatataggtttagggtccaacggctctttttgtttttcccaaaaactccaacggctaatttgacgaaagttgaatgtggagaaaccaataatcgatagatattgtatttagcatatctaccgattatggtagctttcaaaatttgaatttggggcaacttataatcggtaggttttgtaatatatttaactcccgattaacgctgcatccaaaacacgaaccaagtggttatggatggTTGTGTACACTCCCGATTAatgaacacaaatcattctaatactgcaccgactacaatcggaagtctgggaaatattttggcttccgattgcaatcggaggataacaatgttatcatatcctccgaatatataagggtaatttcgccattacgaattacgcgagataagggctggctacatttttcctttgggtgaccttttttgttttattgttggcccctaaatcttttcgagtgtcccctaaaaacgcgaggataaatttcttgttataaaaaaaaaaattaactacaAAAGAGAGTAAGAAACCAAAGCCTATACAAAGGAACCAAAGCCTCTTTATATAATTTGCAAAGAACAAAGATAACAGCTTCTTTTGCGCCATTTGGAGTATAATCAACTAAAGCAATTCAATATAAACCAAATTTCTGCGTATGTAATACATGTTGGCCAACATCACCTCTTATACATACATACTCGCAATAGTACATATGAAAAACACCTCCTATACATACATACTCGCGATAGTACATATGAAAAAATTTCTCCTATAAAAACTACATCCTTTTGTAAGGGGAGATGCTGCTCACTAATGACGTTTTTTCCTCCTTGTAAGGTTGAGTTGACGCATCAGACAAACTGGGTAACCTAGGAGCACTTCCCTTTCCTTTACGAGCATTTGGTCCAATCACTTCTATCATGTACCTCCACCCATCAATAGGTCGTCTTCTGCTAAATATGTGAGACTTGATAAAACTCGCAATCTGCAAAAGGCCAAACACCAGAGCTTTAGAGTGATAAAATAGAAAGTGAATATGCCTGCGAGTTAATATGCATGGGCCGAAGACATaaactgaagatgaagaattgGGTAATACGTATTAGATTGTTTTTCACCCTTTCATGGGGTCATCTCTTGCCTATCTTAGAAACCCCACCtcgtcccatttaataaatatATAATGAAGAAAACTTGACGCCTCAGATAATTAAGCAACCAACTCGGACAAACACCGTTCGAGAACACAATTATAAAGAAGCAAAATCGTTGCAACAACAAAATCTTAAACGGTAAAACAAGGCTTTGAAAGCTATACCGGCAGCCAATAAAAAAATCTTACATTTGCAAAAGCTAATATGTTTCTTTTTCTCTGTGAGACGGAATGGCTAAGAACTCTTCTCCAAAGTCCAAATCTTACCTTATAAATTCATACTGGCAATCCTGCCCTAACTACCAAATTACCTCACCCTGTCTTGCTGCAGCTGAACTATATCTATTGCTTAGTCAAACCGTTGATGTTAAAAACGAAAAGTAACTCATGTAAGGAGCCTTTTAGTGTTTCAAATAGAAGACCTTCCCTGAACAAATAATAAATACATTATATCTACTTAGTGCATAAACTTGGCATACCTGAAATTTACAGTACGCAATTCGACGCTCATATTCTTGGAGaagaatgtcttcttctctcTGAGATATCTCCCACACATTCCCATCTTGAGTTTTGGATGTTGTCTCCCACCCGTCTGGCTTAGTTTTGAACTCTGAGGTACTTGGAATTTCAGTATCATCCAACTCATTGTTGGTGGAGTCAAAAATCCTGCATTTAGTGTTAAAATTATAAGATGCCACCCAACAACATATCCTGTCCCCATTTGTTAAGAACTAATCTAGTAGTCTTACTGTGAAGAGTTCAAAATTGAAATTATAAGATTACTACAACTCCATTTTCCCTAGCGCAAGAAGATTACTTTGATTTAGCACCGGTCGCTAGCGCAAGTTCTAATCCAAAATTCAATCTAGTAACAAAAACTGAAAACATTGACTTACTCACACGCACCATATTTCAAACACCAATTGTGCAATCCAAAAATGGCAAGAGCCACAGACTAGAGATGGAGAACTTACTCAGAACAGCTATCAAGTAATTTATCAATATCATTATCACCACTACCAGCACCACCACTTAACTTGGCTTCTTCCAATTTTTCAATCTCTTTCATCCACAACCCAGAATGTATTCTTTGTTTTTTCAACCTATAATCTCTTTTTATATTCTCAACACTATAAAGATTACTACTATCTGTTCTCTCTTGTTGTTGCTTCTTCTGTTTTGATAACTTAGGGTTTCTATTTCTTCTTTCATTCCAATTATCAGTCATATCTTCAACAAAAGCTTTAGTTTCAGGATCAACAGAATCATTATTTAATGGAAGAATTACATCACTAGTTTCTTCTGATGATTGAGAATGAACATCAGTTGTTTCCCATGGAGCTCTGGTTTTTGCTTCTgatacttctttttcttctggtaACCATGCTGTTTCCCAAGCATCATTCCattcttcatctccatttttCTTTGTAGATCGAAACCTCAGTTGTTGATTTTGGGTTTGGGTTTTAATTCCAGTCAGGGTTTTAAGAATTACTGATGAGAGATCATTGAATTTTGGTGCGAATTTTGATGAGAGTAGTTTCAAGCTCCgcatttttcttttgggttggcTATCTTCTAAGTAAACTCAATTATAGTGTGAGGTTAGTGATTTTGTAACTTATTACGGCTATTTTTATGCACATGTCAAACCGCTGATTTTGCCACTTTATCACATCCATAATGGGCATGTCAAAGTGCCAAACATATCTTCCTAGATGTCAACTATTATATATAGGCATACATAGAGTGTCCATCGGTAGATGATCAAACCATCGCTTGCTAGTCATTCCAGCGCCAGCAATGGTCACTATGTCGCTCGCTGACTTGATCATCGCTTATCAGTTCCTCATCCAACTGCTACAATTTTTCCCATCTATAAATACTCAATTTCCAACTCATTTCAACTTACAtcagaatttctaaatctttcgagaatttctcaatctccaattctattcatcactcttccaattcctcAAAGAGCATGGATGATAATATGAACATGGTTGAGTTCGTACAAACCAACATgctgccgaaaatcaaagagttgttaatcgtGCCGATGTGCGAAGTCGAATTAGGAGGCGAGTACCAAAATTTAGTACTgaggaagatgaatgtatttgcaggaattttgtttcttttactGAGACTTTATTCGCAGATGAATTCAGTCCCCAAAGACTTTGCTAAAGGATTTTtgggaaatttcaagaacaaacaatgaacccCAACAGTTGTGATGTTTCAGGGTTGAGTCATCGCTTcactataatcaataagaaagttATTAGGTATGTTGTTTTACTTCAGCAAGAAGGTCCAAACATGAGGATGGTGAAACCATGATGGAACTTCAACAAAGGTGTCGTGCGGAATATCGTCGCATTTTAAAATAAAGACTTCCAATTTGGAAGTTGTTTCGAGATTTTAAGAGGGTTTCCCAAATATTgtccaatatttatgttttagtTTCTTAATTGTCCACTTAAGTCTAAGTattaagttttaatatttttcttactttagCTTAAACTTTGTAACTCTAGTTAAAATGCAAGATTGAATTAAGAATAGAATTAAGCTTAATTCATTAAACCTTGAATTAATCATTAATAGTCgttttacaagacataaaactaaacaataataatttgaaatatagagtttaaaaataaaaatttgggacaatgttcttcatcttattaatcttcttcatttcacaaaacttccaatcaatgcgctgatgaacggagtttcctttgtttatcttcttctttggcttcaaatttgttttgccttgattttccttTCCTTGAAATTTTCTTTGCCTTTTGCTTAGTTGCGGCTTagacttggttaatatccaaaacttgaagacttctttgctttTTACCTATTTCCTTATAACTATCACATATTTTCTTAACGACACCTTCAAGCGCTattccagaaaaatcaagttgcgttgccgaatcaagttgggtttgaaattttgtcatttgagaaaaatagaaaaaataaattagattgagaaagagagagatagagaaatttgattgagaaagagagaaacaGAGAAAAAATTATACATACAAATTTTGGGGTAAGTTTTGAGTttgaaaattacctatttatagcGATAAGGTACTAGTCATTGGGACTAGACTTAACATCGAGCGATATTCATGATAGCGCTGGCAATAATGACTTTATCGCTCGCAATATTATCAATATCGTTCGCTGGAATATCTGTCGCTCGCTCCGTGGTTTTCACGTAGTGCCGCAAGCATGCCACTTGGTATGTCAAATAGTTTTTTTTAACCtagtgcataggaataggccttatcGGTAACTcctaaattacaaaaaaaaaaaactctggcATCAACCGGAGTGGTCACTGGACTGGTTATGGACGAAAAGTATTATCCGCTTCGAAGTCAAGTCAATGTCTCGCAAAAATCTGTAACATGGACCAAAATTTACGATATTGCTAATGGGGGTGACGGATCATTGTGGAGGCCCGGGAGGGTGCCAATATTCATATAAGACACAGGATTTATTAGTGTGTCTTATATGGGTTGGTACCCTACCCAATAAACTGGTGCCCCATTATCAACCATGAAAATTTATGACATGACatctatatatttattttattttatttcgttAATGGAAAAGAAGATTTTATCAACTCACTGAAAGTTGTAGAAAAGAGCTCTCCTCGGATACCAACAGGAGGCTGATTGGCCTACCCGTTTATTTATACGAAATTTTCTAGCTAACTTAGGAAAATTCTTATGGAAGTTGGCAAATGTAAAAATTAGTTCAgccagaatatggtttgccaCAGTGGTAATATGTAATTGACGTCAGTACAAGAAGTGTGCGATGAAAGTTAGGTCGTGCGGTTGGAACAAGGACGCCACCCTGAGTTAATTCCAGCTGTTAGCGGCTTATTAATTTTCCGacggatattttttttcttcaatatatatttttcaatGTTATCCTCAAAAATCACAACACTCTTTTATGTTATCAAGTTTTTCTCAATCttaatcactttaaattttcaaccatgaatccTAATTTTGGCTTTTTTGAGGAAGATATGGAAATGAATAAAACCTAGTACGAAGAAGAgcattgattttgcttcaattgggtgAAGAGGCAAATGAGGCTAGAAGGCTGGAAAactttatgttgcaattacattCAGGGATGATAGAACGTCTTTAGAGCCAAAAGAAGTTTTCACTTGAAGATGGGCGTGGCAAGATCAACATTTTTACCATGACAAGATGAttcatgattattttaataatgGATATGTATATTCTAATGCAGATTTTCAGCGTCGATTCTGCACGGGCCGCAACTTGATTAAAAGGATTATAGTTATCAGACCGGCTACTTGGCCTTTTTAGTTGGCAGGAATTGGTGAAAGTGAAGAAACTACTATGTTGGGTGGCATCGAACTTAGCAATTTTGAGCCTGGAGATAATGAGTTCCTAGAATCGTGAGCAAGCGGTGTTGGGATTCTGAAGAAAGTCGGGTACaacctttattttaattatatcacTATGATCATGTATGAGGCTTTAGTTCCGAATAAAAGATCATTGTAGCCCTACGAATATTATGTTATGGGATATCAGCGAAGTACATATGTAGAAGCAAAACAATTGCATTTAGGTATCTCAAAATGTTTTGAGAAACAGTAGTCGACCATTTTGCTCCAACTTCCCTACGAAAACCAACTCAGATAGATGTTGATAGAGTCAATGGTCAAAGCATAACTAGGATTTTCcgggaatgctaggtagtcttggtTGCATGCAGCGCCGTCTCTAACATTTTAGAGGCTTAGAGCGAGCTTTTAGAAACTAGCATTTTTATATGCACTGGAAAAAGGAGAGTTGTTGCCCTTGACAAATTTTGCACTTACACAGTTTAAACAAGGGAAATTTATTGGAAAGTCCaaagcccatatagttatttattatAGGGTCCAATCGGAAATTAAATTTATTTTAGGGTCCATAAATATAAAATACCCTGCTACCCCTTCTTTTATATGTGCGGATACTAGTAAACATCCGATCTTTTTTCTCTTTCACAAATCCACGAGATTGAAACTGAAATTCATAATCCGTGAGATCTGAACGGAAATACATCGCAGATTTTGAATGGGTAATTGAAAAATCTTCAGATATATCTTCTCTATCATTAATTAGTGCATAATTCGGGTTTATTTTCCTCTGattagacttttttttttccttttaaagatATGATCAACAAGAATTGATTTGAAATTTGGTTCAGCGATGCTGAGAACAAAGGTTGAAGTGCATAAGAGAATAATAAGATAATGATACAATGAAAGAAGTGATCATACACAAGAACTAGATGAAGAAAAACAAATTATAgtttgatccaggagtacatatatgcCGTACTGGAAAAACTGTTGGGTTTTGTGATTTTAGCAGATTTATCACTTACTTTTGCATTTGAGTTGATTATTACAGTATAATCCAATATTCCATATATGTTGTACTGAAAAAAATAGTTAaattttctcattttgattaggtTCAACACTTATTTTGACGTAGGAGGTAATATTTATAGTGTAATCCAGCGGTACAGATATGATTTACTGAAAAAAGATGGTtaagttttattattttcatatacTCATCATTTTTTTTGGGATTTGAGTTGATTGTTACAGTTTGATCCAACAATAGATATATGTTATACTAAAAAAACTGGCTGCATTCTgcgattttagtagatttatcaCTTATTTTGGCATTTGAGTTGATTGTTATAGTATAATTCAGCATTC
This genomic stretch from Papaver somniferum cultivar HN1 chromosome 5, ASM357369v1, whole genome shotgun sequence harbors:
- the LOC113277450 gene encoding uncharacterized protein LOC113277450, whose protein sequence is MRSLKLLSSKFAPKFNDLSSVILKTLTGIKTQTQNQQLRFRSTKKNGDEEWNDAWETAWLPEEKEVSEAKTRAPWETTDVHSQSSEETSDVILPLNNDSVDPETKAFVEDMTDNWNERRNRNPKLSKQKKQQQERTDSSNLYSVENIKRDYRLKKQRIHSGLWMKEIEKLEEAKLSGGAGSGDNDIDKLLDSCSEIFDSTNNELDDTEIPSTSEFKTKPDGWETTSKTQDGNVWEISQREEDILLQEYERRIAYCKFQIASFIKSHIFSRRRPIDGWRYMIEVIGPNARKGKGSAPRLPSLSDASTQPYKEEKTSLVSSISPYKRM